A single region of the Vicia villosa cultivar HV-30 ecotype Madison, WI linkage group LG4, Vvil1.0, whole genome shotgun sequence genome encodes:
- the LOC131595196 gene encoding protein SRC2-like, protein MTMEYRTLELNIISAKDLKDVNLFSKMDVYAVVSITGDPLNPQTATTHIHRNGGTNPTWNFPVKFTVNDSLANQNRLSIEIKLISDRKVAGDTVIGTVHMPLKELLDNPSGDSLRQVSYQVRTSSGKSKGTLNLSYKFGEHVGAPAIKSEVKSEKVKGKHESEPVMAYPPPGVAAGSSSVPYGTPYPPPPQTAGYGYPPPAAAAAYGGYPPAQQGYGYPPPQQGYGYPPQQQPGYGYPPQQQPGYGYAGAQKPKKNKFGMGLGAGLLGGALGGMLIGDMVSDAGAYDAGYDDGFDAGGFDGGFDF, encoded by the coding sequence ATGACCATGGAATAcagaaccctagaactcaacataatTTCTGCAAAAGATCTCAAAGATGTTAATCTCTTCTCCAAGATGGACGTATACGCTGTCGTTTCAATCACCGGCGATCCTCTCAACCCACAAACCGCCACTACCCACATCCACCGTAACGGCGGAACAAACCCTACCTGGAATTTCCCTGTCAAATTCACCGTCAATGATTCTCTCGCTAATCAGAATCGTCTATCTATTGAAATCAAACTCATCTCCGATCGTAAGGTTGCCGGAGATACCGTGATCGGTACGGTTCATATGCCGCTCAAGGAGCTTCTTGATAACCCTTCCGGAGATTCTTTAAGGCAGGTTAGTTATCAGGTTAGGACAAGCTCAGGGAAATCGAAGGGGACGTTGAATCTCTCCTACAAATTTGGCGAACATGTCGGAGCTCCGGCGATTAAGTCGGAGGTGAAAAGTGAAAAGGTGAAAGGGAAACATGAATCGGAACCAGTGATGGCTTATCCTCCACCTGGAGTGGCGGCAGGGTCTAGTTCTGTTCCGTATGGCACACCCTATCCTCCACCGCCACAAACTGCTGGATATGGATATCCACCACCGGCAGCAGCAGCAGCTTACGGTGGATATCCACCTGCTCAACAGGGTTATGGATATCCACCACCACAACAGGGTTACGGATATCCACCGCAACAACAACCGGGTTACGGGTACCCACCGCAACAACAACCGGGTTATGGATATGCAGGGGCACAGAAGCCAAAGAAGAATAAATTTGGGATGGGTTTGGGAGCAGGGTTGCTTGGAGGTGCATTAGGAGGGATGTTGATTGGtgatatggtttctgatgctggTGCTTATGATGCTGGATATGATGATGGCTTTGATGCTGGTGGTTTTGATGGtggttttgatttttaa